A single genomic interval of Mucilaginibacter boryungensis harbors:
- a CDS encoding neutral/alkaline non-lysosomal ceramidase N-terminal domain-containing protein codes for MRTILMIHCKNYLAVEYNSKFYLAVIIAFTMVMNCTNAIAGIIKTNAKGTIEVGVARIDITPETPIRLAGFGVRSKLETEEVLMRLNAKALAFGSDAQGPSILITVDLVGISSHITNQVTEWLAKNAGIERSRVVICASHTHSGPEIGTLLNILQYRSPIAFSDSLLPVSHMNHIAHYVDQLPGKLEQVAIAALQNRKPALVSWGIGEAGFAKNRRMANGPVDHAMPLLRVTDIEGNIRAILVNYACHAVVLDYNSNKIHGDWVGEAQQLIEQKHPGAIALVAIGCGADANPSLEGIEKMAPLEQVNAIGSIIATEAERLLSTPLQPVTAYPVGRFKQIDLPFAHIPTVDELIEQTNNKTVKGYYARLALNTIARGGALPLSVAAYPVQTWTFGKQLVMIFLGGEAISDYSIRLKNELGEKIWINAYSNDVPCYVPSRRALHEPRYGYEDESSMYYYNKPSRFADDVEDRIITAVHELLPHYKPVKRSYK; via the coding sequence ATGAGAACTATACTTATGATACATTGTAAAAACTACCTTGCTGTTGAATATAACAGTAAGTTCTATTTAGCTGTAATAATTGCCTTTACTATGGTAATGAATTGCACCAATGCTATTGCCGGTATCATAAAAACTAATGCAAAAGGTACCATAGAAGTAGGCGTAGCCCGCATAGATATTACCCCCGAAACACCTATACGTTTGGCAGGATTTGGTGTGCGAAGCAAATTGGAAACTGAAGAGGTGCTGATGCGGCTGAATGCCAAGGCACTTGCGTTTGGCTCTGATGCGCAAGGGCCATCAATATTAATAACGGTCGATTTGGTTGGCATTTCCTCGCATATTACTAACCAGGTAACTGAATGGCTTGCCAAAAACGCAGGTATCGAACGGTCGCGCGTGGTAATCTGTGCCTCGCATACGCATTCGGGGCCTGAAATTGGTACTCTATTAAATATACTTCAATACAGAAGCCCTATCGCCTTTAGCGATTCGTTACTTCCAGTGTCCCATATGAACCACATTGCCCATTATGTGGATCAGTTGCCTGGTAAGTTAGAACAGGTTGCCATAGCGGCTTTGCAAAACCGTAAACCAGCATTGGTATCATGGGGAATAGGAGAAGCAGGCTTTGCTAAGAATAGGCGCATGGCCAACGGGCCTGTTGACCATGCCATGCCGTTGTTGCGTGTCACCGATATAGAGGGAAATATCAGGGCTATTTTGGTGAATTATGCCTGCCATGCGGTAGTGCTTGACTATAACAGCAATAAAATTCATGGCGATTGGGTAGGCGAAGCGCAGCAGCTTATTGAGCAAAAACATCCCGGTGCTATTGCCCTGGTAGCCATTGGCTGTGGCGCCGATGCCAACCCATCACTGGAAGGTATAGAAAAAATGGCCCCTTTAGAGCAGGTTAACGCTATTGGTAGTATAATTGCCACAGAAGCAGAACGGTTACTTTCCACCCCGTTACAGCCGGTTACAGCATATCCCGTAGGGCGTTTTAAGCAAATTGACCTGCCGTTTGCCCATATCCCTACCGTAGATGAATTAATAGAACAAACTAATAACAAAACTGTAAAAGGATATTACGCCCGCCTTGCGCTAAATACAATTGCCCGCGGCGGGGCATTACCTTTAAGCGTAGCTGCATACCCTGTCCAAACTTGGACATTTGGTAAACAACTGGTAATGATATTTCTTGGCGGCGAGGCTATTTCGGATTATTCCATCAGGCTTAAGAACGAGCTTGGAGAAAAGATATGGATAAACGCCTATTCAAATGATGTGCCTTGCTATGTTCCTTCGCGTAGGGCGCTGCACGAACCCAGATATGGCTACGAAGATGAAAGCTCAATGTACTACTATAATAAACCCTCGCGGTTTGCTGATGATGTTGAAGATAGGATCATTACAGCCGTACACGAGTTATTGCCGCATTACAAGCCGGTAAAAAGGAGTTATAAATAA
- a CDS encoding Gfo/Idh/MocA family protein has protein sequence MSNKAEVIRVLVVGCGNMGASHAQAYHILDGFEICGLVSPGKSKEALNTQLGGNYQLFDDYEKALAATMPDAVCISTYPDTHESYAIMALERGCHVFIEKPVADSIAGAEHVAAAAHKAGKKLVVGYILRHHPSWERFVQLSQQLGKPLVMRMNLNQQSHGYMWQVHQNLMKSLSPIVDCGVHYIDVMCQMARSKPVQVSAIGARLTNEIPEDNYNYGQLQIRFEDGSVGWYEAGWGPMISETAFFVKDVIGPKGSVSIVAKEAAGTGKSDTVASHTKTESLRFHHADIDVNNEFIKQDTWINLEDEPDHQELCNREQRYFLKAIQDNLDLTDHIADAINSLRIAFACDESVKTGKIVTLP, from the coding sequence ATGTCTAATAAAGCAGAAGTAATACGTGTGTTGGTGGTTGGGTGCGGAAACATGGGCGCCAGTCATGCACAGGCTTATCATATACTGGATGGGTTTGAAATATGCGGACTGGTTTCTCCGGGAAAAAGCAAGGAGGCGCTGAACACCCAATTAGGAGGCAACTATCAACTATTTGATGATTATGAAAAAGCTTTAGCGGCTACTATGCCTGATGCTGTCTGCATATCCACTTATCCGGATACTCACGAAAGCTACGCAATAATGGCGCTGGAAAGAGGCTGCCATGTATTTATTGAAAAACCGGTTGCCGATTCGATTGCCGGTGCCGAACATGTGGCCGCGGCAGCGCATAAGGCCGGAAAAAAGTTAGTAGTGGGTTATATTTTGCGTCATCATCCCTCGTGGGAGCGTTTTGTGCAGCTGAGCCAACAATTAGGTAAACCGCTGGTAATGCGCATGAACCTTAACCAGCAAAGCCACGGCTATATGTGGCAGGTACACCAAAACCTAATGAAAAGCCTTAGCCCGATAGTGGACTGCGGCGTGCATTATATTGATGTAATGTGTCAAATGGCGCGCTCAAAGCCGGTGCAGGTAAGTGCTATAGGGGCAAGGCTTACTAATGAGATACCCGAGGACAATTATAATTACGGACAATTACAGATACGTTTTGAGGACGGGTCGGTTGGCTGGTATGAAGCGGGGTGGGGGCCAATGATCAGTGAAACGGCTTTTTTTGTAAAGGATGTAATAGGGCCTAAAGGTTCCGTTTCCATTGTGGCTAAAGAAGCTGCCGGAACAGGTAAATCAGATACGGTGGCTTCACATACTAAAACGGAATCGCTTCGGTTTCATCATGCTGATATTGATGTAAATAATGAGTTTATTAAGCAGGATACCTGGATAAACCTGGAAGACGAACCTGACCATCAGGAACTGTGTAACCGGGAACAGCGTTACTTTTTAAAAGCAATTCAGGATAATTTAGATTTAACCGACCATATAGCCGATGCAATAAACAGTTTGCGCATTGCCTTTGCCTGCGATGAATCTGTAAAAACCGGTAAAATAGTAACTTTACCCTAA
- a CDS encoding 3-keto-disaccharide hydrolase yields the protein MLPNRKIRNINLLAILFLLMGSYTQARHKLPAPVWENNSKGGWITLFDGKTLNGWHLFNHIGPPNNWTVEDRAMVCLGYNGPSGAGDLVTDRSFENFELVWQWKVDKGSNSGVFYHVVEGPKYKRPSETAPEYQLIDDIGYPGKLEEWQKTGADYAMYNPAENKILNPAGTWNTSRIIFNKGKVEYWLNGKLTVKFKAWDKEWQEKKAAEKWKDFPDYGMAKTGLIGLQDHKSKTYFKDIRIREL from the coding sequence ATGTTACCGAACAGAAAAATAAGAAACATTAATTTACTGGCCATTCTTTTTTTATTGATGGGTAGTTATACACAGGCGCGTCATAAACTTCCTGCCCCTGTATGGGAAAATAACAGTAAAGGCGGCTGGATCACTTTATTTGACGGAAAGACCCTAAACGGCTGGCATTTATTTAATCATATAGGGCCACCCAATAACTGGACAGTAGAAGATCGCGCGATGGTTTGCCTGGGATATAATGGCCCCAGTGGCGCCGGCGACCTTGTTACCGATCGTTCATTTGAAAACTTTGAGCTTGTTTGGCAATGGAAAGTAGACAAGGGTAGTAACAGCGGTGTTTTTTATCATGTAGTGGAAGGTCCAAAATATAAACGCCCATCGGAAACGGCGCCCGAATACCAATTGATTGATGACATAGGTTACCCCGGTAAATTAGAAGAATGGCAAAAAACCGGTGCTGATTATGCCATGTATAACCCTGCCGAAAACAAAATCCTGAACCCTGCGGGTACCTGGAACACCAGTCGCATTATATTTAACAAAGGTAAAGTTGAATACTGGCTGAACGGAAAATTAACTGTGAAATTCAAGGCCTGGGATAAAGAATGGCAAGAGAAAAAAGCTGCTGAAAAATGGAAAGATTTTCCTGATTACGGCATGGCAAAAACAGGCTTAATAGGTTTGCAGGATCATAAAAGCAAAACTTACTTTAAAGATATCAGAATAAGGGAATTGTAA
- a CDS encoding putative oxidoreductase C-terminal domain-containing protein, whose amino-acid sequence MAIMIFSLQGSAQAQKKYKLLTLDPGHFHAALVQKTMYPQVDKDVHVYAPDGPELKAHLALVESYNRRNTDPTHWNEIVYTRNDYFNKMLSDKAGNLLVLAGNNKNKTNYILQSVAAGINVLADKPMAIDKTGFDKLQQAFALAAKNKVLIYDIMTERYDITNIIQRELMGMSGVFGHLEKGTPLKPAVVKESVHHFFKTVSGKPLTRPAWYFDTEQEGSGIVDVTTHLVDLVKWTCFPEQVIDYKKDIRISSAKQWVTEINRAQFEKSTQLTEFPDFLKKDVKNGVLYVYSNGEMNYTLKGVAVKITAIWNFEAPAGGGDTYYSLIKGTKANLIIRQGAAENYNTVLYVEPLKKTAGFAKSLVKAIGDIDKKFPGVALVPTEKGWKVNIPAQYNIGHEAQFAEVTKQYLNYLQERKMPQWEITDMISKYYTTISALEKSEKKN is encoded by the coding sequence ATGGCAATAATGATATTTTCATTACAAGGATCGGCGCAAGCACAAAAAAAATACAAACTTTTAACCCTTGACCCCGGCCACTTCCACGCCGCACTGGTGCAAAAAACAATGTACCCGCAGGTAGATAAAGATGTGCACGTATATGCACCTGACGGGCCTGAATTAAAAGCACATTTGGCCCTTGTAGAAAGCTATAACCGGCGTAACACGGATCCGACACACTGGAACGAAATAGTATATACCAGGAATGATTACTTTAACAAGATGCTTAGCGACAAAGCAGGCAACCTGCTGGTGTTAGCGGGTAACAATAAAAACAAGACCAATTACATATTGCAATCTGTTGCTGCGGGTATTAACGTATTGGCTGATAAACCCATGGCTATTGATAAAACCGGGTTTGATAAACTGCAGCAAGCTTTTGCCCTGGCTGCTAAGAATAAAGTATTGATATATGATATTATGACTGAACGCTATGATATTACTAATATCATTCAGCGGGAATTGATGGGGATGTCTGGCGTGTTTGGGCACCTTGAGAAGGGTACGCCATTAAAACCGGCGGTTGTGAAAGAAAGCGTGCACCACTTTTTTAAAACGGTATCGGGGAAGCCGCTTACACGCCCTGCGTGGTATTTTGATACTGAGCAGGAAGGAAGCGGCATAGTTGATGTAACCACCCATTTGGTCGACCTGGTGAAATGGACCTGCTTTCCTGAACAAGTTATTGATTATAAAAAAGATATCCGTATCAGTTCGGCGAAACAATGGGTTACCGAAATAAATAGGGCCCAGTTTGAAAAAAGTACACAATTAACGGAGTTTCCTGATTTCTTAAAAAAAGACGTAAAAAATGGAGTATTATATGTTTATTCGAATGGCGAAATGAATTACACCCTAAAAGGGGTTGCTGTTAAAATTACCGCTATCTGGAATTTTGAAGCCCCTGCAGGCGGCGGTGATACCTATTATTCTTTAATTAAAGGCACTAAGGCTAACCTGATTATACGCCAGGGTGCTGCTGAAAATTATAACACCGTGTTATATGTTGAACCATTAAAAAAGACTGCCGGGTTTGCTAAATCGCTTGTAAAAGCTATTGGTGATATCGATAAAAAATTTCCGGGAGTAGCATTGGTACCAACCGAAAAAGGCTGGAAGGTGAATATACCTGCGCAGTATAATATTGGTCACGAGGCCCAGTTTGCCGAAGTAACCAAACAGTATCTCAATTATTTGCAAGAGAGAAAAATGCCGCAATGGGAAATTACAGATATGATAAGCAAATACTATACTACAATAAGTGCGCTTGAAAAATCTGAGAAGAAAAATTAA
- a CDS encoding c-type cytochrome: protein MKKIALAFIIIASFGRCSAPGGNKTAKETTAVNNEEGKLDNWDSIRKADSMKRLGFKIEPQTDSVKNITVVPDEKKITATADPVVKGQALIAASDCLTCHKLDKKLIGPAYKDVAKKYTDADVAKLAEKVISGGAGNWGATPMIPHTDLSKNDATAMVKYILSLK from the coding sequence ATGAAAAAAATTGCCCTTGCCTTTATTATTATAGCTTCGTTTGGAAGATGTTCAGCACCCGGCGGCAATAAAACAGCAAAAGAAACTACAGCTGTAAATAATGAAGAGGGAAAGCTGGACAATTGGGATAGCATCCGTAAGGCAGATAGCATGAAAAGGTTAGGTTTTAAAATTGAACCCCAAACCGATTCGGTGAAGAATATAACTGTTGTTCCGGATGAAAAGAAAATTACTGCAACAGCCGACCCTGTTGTTAAGGGACAGGCATTAATTGCTGCATCGGATTGTTTAACATGTCATAAACTCGATAAGAAACTGATAGGTCCTGCCTATAAAGATGTGGCCAAAAAATATACGGATGCCGATGTGGCAAAACTGGCTGAAAAGGTAATTAGTGGTGGTGCAGGGAACTGGGGGGCAACGCCTATGATCCCACACACTGACCTTTCAAAAAATGATGCTACCGCGATGGTAAAATATATACTGAGCCTTAAGTAG
- a CDS encoding amidohydrolase family protein, with product MERREFLVGTSAFLAAMALKNKAFAVDESYPIIDIHQHTDYMGRTNDQLVNHQLKMGVSKTILLPSGSPVNYGSTHYGYSNGLQAKATGNEVCYALAQKYPDRFLFGANEVPDVPNAANEIEKYLKLGACVIGESKFNLECDSPEMQRTYQIAQEYNVPILMHWQYNMYNRGFERFHKMLSKYHKVTFIGHSQTWWGNVDKNLTNQNILYPQGKVTDGGLTTKYLNDYHNIFADISAGSGLKFLLRDEDYAKGFLNRFQDKILFGSDCYDPDATGPTCHGSNLIAAIRRLAPSVDISRKILYGNASKLFKITV from the coding sequence ATGGAAAGAAGGGAATTCCTGGTTGGTACCTCCGCTTTTTTGGCGGCCATGGCACTTAAAAATAAAGCGTTTGCCGTTGATGAAAGCTACCCGATCATCGACATTCACCAGCATACAGATTATATGGGCCGCACTAACGATCAATTGGTTAATCATCAGTTGAAGATGGGGGTAAGCAAAACCATTCTGCTACCATCAGGAAGCCCGGTAAACTATGGTTCAACACATTATGGCTATTCAAATGGCTTGCAGGCTAAAGCAACTGGTAACGAAGTTTGTTATGCATTGGCCCAAAAATACCCCGACCGTTTCTTATTTGGCGCTAACGAAGTGCCTGATGTTCCAAATGCGGCAAATGAAATAGAGAAATACTTAAAACTGGGGGCTTGTGTTATTGGCGAATCAAAATTTAACCTAGAATGCGACTCGCCTGAAATGCAACGCACTTATCAGATAGCGCAGGAATACAACGTGCCGATATTAATGCACTGGCAGTATAATATGTATAACCGTGGTTTCGAGCGTTTTCATAAAATGCTGAGCAAATATCATAAAGTTACCTTTATAGGGCATTCGCAAACCTGGTGGGGCAATGTGGATAAGAACCTTACCAACCAAAATATACTATACCCCCAAGGCAAAGTAACCGATGGTGGCCTGACCACTAAATACTTAAATGATTATCACAACATATTTGCTGATATATCAGCCGGTTCAGGTTTGAAGTTTTTACTACGCGATGAGGATTATGCCAAGGGATTTTTGAACAGGTTCCAGGATAAAATACTTTTTGGCAGTGATTGCTATGACCCCGATGCTACGGGCCCAACCTGCCATGGTTCAAATTTAATTGCTGCTATCCGCAGACTTGCGCCAAGTGTTGATATCAGCCGTAAAATATTATATGGCAATGCCAGCAAGCTGTTCAAAATAACAGTATAG
- a CDS encoding alkaline phosphatase family protein yields the protein MNKTVVIDIVGLSSSVIGQHTPFLKNYIAKNNMSVIEPLLPVVTTSMQSAYLTGKYPADNGIVGNGWYDRIDSEVKFWKQSNKLVIGDKIWDRAKKEDSSFTSSMMFWWYNMYSNADYSVTPRPNYLADGRKMPDCYSHPAELRDVLQEKFGQFPLFQFWGPGANIKSSRWIADAAMYTDDLYDPTLTLIYLPHLDYCLQKFGPDESKIATELKEIDSLAQEVVTFYEKKGAGVILLSEYGISPVNNPVHLNRVLRENGLLAIRIERGLELLDPGASKAFAVADHQIAHIYINDPSVTEQVKALLKAVPGVELVLDREEQAIHHINHERAGDLVVVAAEGSWFTYYFWLDDAKAPDYARVVDIHKKPGYDPVEMFMTSKVRAGYKLLRKKAGLRYVMDVIPLDATLIKGSHGRTNIDDQYKPVLITENKLQGKVTPVDVYEVIWQHLTDGM from the coding sequence ATGAATAAAACAGTTGTTATTGATATTGTAGGTTTATCGTCATCGGTAATTGGCCAGCATACCCCTTTCCTGAAAAATTACATAGCAAAAAACAACATGTCGGTTATTGAACCGCTTTTACCAGTTGTAACTACATCGATGCAGTCAGCTTACCTTACGGGGAAATATCCTGCTGATAATGGTATAGTTGGTAACGGCTGGTATGACCGTATAGATAGCGAGGTGAAGTTCTGGAAGCAATCTAACAAACTGGTAATTGGCGATAAGATATGGGACAGGGCTAAAAAAGAGGACTCTTCCTTTACCTCATCTATGATGTTTTGGTGGTATAATATGTATTCAAATGCCGATTATTCGGTTACACCAAGGCCGAACTATCTAGCTGACGGCCGTAAAATGCCAGACTGCTATTCACATCCGGCGGAATTGCGCGATGTGTTGCAGGAAAAGTTCGGGCAGTTTCCCCTGTTTCAATTTTGGGGGCCTGGCGCAAACATCAAATCCAGCAGGTGGATAGCCGACGCTGCTATGTATACCGACGATCTTTACGACCCTACTTTAACTTTAATATATCTGCCGCATTTAGATTATTGCCTGCAAAAGTTTGGGCCCGATGAAAGTAAAATAGCTACCGAACTTAAAGAGATTGATTCACTTGCCCAGGAAGTGGTTACTTTTTATGAAAAGAAAGGTGCGGGGGTTATCTTGTTGTCTGAATATGGCATCAGCCCGGTAAATAACCCTGTACATTTAAACCGTGTATTGCGCGAAAACGGGTTATTGGCTATACGTATTGAACGAGGCCTGGAACTGCTTGATCCAGGTGCTTCTAAAGCATTCGCCGTAGCCGATCATCAAATTGCCCATATCTATATTAACGATCCATCTGTTACTGAACAGGTGAAAGCTCTGCTAAAAGCTGTGCCGGGCGTAGAATTGGTGCTTGACCGTGAAGAACAGGCTATACATCATATTAACCACGAGCGTGCGGGCGATCTTGTAGTAGTAGCCGCTGAAGGGAGCTGGTTCACTTACTATTTTTGGCTGGATGATGCCAAAGCGCCAGATTATGCACGGGTAGTTGATATCCATAAAAAGCCGGGATACGATCCTGTAGAAATGTTTATGACATCAAAAGTAAGGGCTGGCTATAAATTATTACGCAAAAAGGCGGGCCTTAGATATGTGATGGATGTGATCCCGCTGGATGCTACCCTGATCAAAGGATCGCACGGAAGGACTAATATTGATGATCAGTATAAACCTGTACTCATTACAGAAAATAAACTACAAGGCAAAGTAACCCCTGTTGATGTTTATGAGGTAATATGGCAACATTTGACTGACGGCATGTAA
- the eboE gene encoding metabolite traffic protein EboE, with amino-acid sequence MKLATGHLTYCTNIYPGESWTNHFSLLKDSFPAIKQQLSPQEHMGVGLRLSNVASIEILEGDTLPLFKKWLQDTGGYVFTMNGFPYGGFHDVIVKDQVHAPDWTTAERVDYTIRLFTILAELLPEGMEGGISTSPLSYKHWFHSKAALQEATHTATSNILRVVRELYAIKQKTGVTLHLDIEPEPDGILETGREFIDWFEQELLLQGTALFEKELQIPAETALQIIKEHVNLCYDVCHFAIGYEPHAAVLKELAEKNIKVGKIQISAALKATFADVINKQAILSEFKKFNEPTYLHQVIARMGNNTLIRYPDLPEALAATNDAAEWRAHFHVPVFLESFGLLQSTQTDIVEVLGLQIQQPFTTHMEVETYTWGVLPDALKIPLTQSIIREMEWVKQTLTN; translated from the coding sequence ATGAAACTTGCCACTGGCCATTTAACCTATTGTACCAATATATATCCCGGCGAAAGTTGGACCAATCATTTTTCGTTATTGAAAGATAGTTTTCCCGCGATAAAGCAGCAGTTATCGCCACAGGAGCATATGGGTGTTGGACTGCGCTTATCAAATGTTGCAAGTATAGAAATTTTAGAAGGGGATACCCTGCCACTTTTTAAGAAATGGTTACAGGATACCGGCGGTTACGTATTTACTATGAACGGGTTTCCCTATGGAGGCTTCCATGATGTGATAGTTAAAGATCAGGTACATGCCCCCGACTGGACAACCGCCGAGCGCGTTGATTATACCATCAGGCTTTTTACTATTTTGGCTGAGTTACTACCGGAAGGTATGGAAGGAGGAATTTCTACTTCCCCGCTAAGCTATAAACATTGGTTCCATAGCAAGGCGGCTTTGCAAGAAGCTACGCATACAGCAACCAGCAATATATTGCGTGTAGTCCGCGAACTATATGCCATTAAGCAGAAAACCGGCGTTACGCTGCATTTGGATATTGAACCCGAACCCGATGGCATATTGGAAACCGGCAGGGAGTTTATTGATTGGTTTGAACAAGAACTGCTATTGCAGGGGACAGCGTTATTTGAAAAGGAATTACAGATACCCGCAGAAACAGCTCTGCAAATAATAAAAGAACATGTGAACCTGTGCTACGATGTTTGCCACTTTGCCATAGGCTACGAACCACATGCAGCGGTATTAAAGGAGCTGGCAGAGAAGAACATTAAGGTGGGAAAGATACAGATCAGCGCGGCGTTAAAAGCAACTTTTGCGGATGTTATAAACAAACAGGCAATACTATCTGAGTTTAAAAAGTTTAACGAACCTACTTACCTGCACCAGGTAATAGCCCGGATGGGGAATAATACACTAATACGCTATCCCGATTTGCCTGAAGCCCTCGCAGCCACCAACGATGCGGCAGAATGGCGTGCGCATTTCCATGTACCGGTTTTTTTAGAAAGTTTTGGCTTACTGCAATCAACCCAGACTGATATTGTGGAGGTGCTGGGGTTACAAATACAGCAACCTTTTACCACACATATGGAGGTAGAAACTTATACCTGGGGTGTATTACCCGATGCGTTAAAAATCCCACTCACCCAATCAATCATCAGGGAAATGGAATGGGTTAAACAAACGCTGACAAACTAA
- a CDS encoding 3-dehydroquinate synthase encodes MKQLSQSFTIKFEYQVYFTAGIFNTTNPLLNDFLSGFGKAASLRKIFFVVDKGVSDTHPHLIADIKHYFSYHSAVKLIPDILIVPGGEDVKNDIDHLNSVIEAVNTYGIDRHSYIAAIGGGSVLDMVGYAATIAHRGIKHIRIPTTVLSQNDSGIGVKNGINFFNKKNFLGTFAPPSVVFNDEQFLTTLSDRDWRSGISEAIKVALLKDAAFFEWIEENTTALVKRDMAAMNHLIWRCAQLHMEHIAGADPFENGSSRPLDFGHWSAHKLEYLSNFEIRHGEAVAMGIALDTVYSNLSGRISTIESDRVIQTLQNIGFEIAHPLLQVDEANSPIIAGLEEFREHLGGQLTIMLLNAIGRGEEVHEIDINLLQRAGRQLAELQGIHSVKHTV; translated from the coding sequence ATGAAGCAATTATCCCAATCGTTCACTATAAAATTTGAATACCAGGTTTACTTTACCGCGGGCATCTTTAACACAACCAATCCCCTGTTAAATGATTTCCTGTCAGGATTTGGTAAAGCCGCATCATTACGCAAAATATTTTTTGTTGTTGATAAAGGCGTTAGTGATACACACCCTCATTTAATTGCAGATATAAAGCATTATTTCTCATATCATAGCGCTGTTAAACTCATTCCCGATATTTTAATTGTGCCGGGCGGCGAAGATGTTAAAAACGATATTGATCATTTAAATAGTGTAATAGAAGCTGTTAATACTTACGGTATCGACAGGCACTCATACATCGCAGCTATTGGCGGTGGGTCAGTGCTGGATATGGTTGGCTATGCAGCCACAATAGCGCACCGTGGTATAAAGCATATCCGCATCCCTACTACCGTGCTTTCGCAAAATGATTCGGGCATCGGCGTAAAGAACGGGATCAATTTCTTCAATAAAAAAAACTTTTTGGGCACGTTTGCTCCGCCATCTGTAGTTTTTAACGATGAACAGTTTTTAACAACCCTCTCCGACCGTGACTGGCGTTCGGGTATTTCAGAAGCCATAAAAGTTGCCTTATTAAAGGACGCGGCTTTTTTTGAATGGATTGAAGAAAATACAACTGCGCTGGTAAAGCGGGATATGGCTGCCATGAACCATTTGATATGGCGGTGCGCGCAGTTGCATATGGAACATATCGCGGGGGCCGATCCATTTGAAAACGGGTCATCACGCCCACTTGATTTTGGCCATTGGAGCGCGCATAAACTGGAATATCTAAGCAATTTTGAGATACGCCACGGGGAAGCGGTTGCCATGGGTATTGCACTGGACACGGTTTACTCCAATCTATCCGGCCGCATCTCAACTATCGAAAGTGACCGGGTGATACAAACCCTCCAAAATATCGGTTTCGAAATAGCTCACCCTTTATTACAGGTTGACGAGGCTAACAGCCCGATTATAGCAGGGCTGGAAGAATTTCGTGAACACCTGGGCGGGCAGCTGACCATTATGCTGTTAAATGCCATTGGCCGGGGTGAAGAGGTACACGAAATTGACATAAATTTATTACAGCGTGCTGGCAGGCAACTGGCAGAACTACAAGGTATACATTCTGTAAAACATACCGTATGA